Genomic segment of Candidatus Thermoplasmatota archaeon:
ACTTGTGTATCAAGACGAGCACATTATTATTCTTATGAACGTTTTCCCCTATTCTCCAGGCCATTTACAAGTAATACCGACAAGGCATGTAAAAGAGCTAGAAGACCTCTCTACCCCAGAGCTGGGATATTTTTTAGATTTCACTCAAAGGGCTGCAAGATTTATTGAAAAGTTAATGTTTCCTCAAGGCTTTAATATTGGTATAAACTTAGGCAAGGCCGGAGGCGCTAGTATAGAGCATTTGCATGCTCAGATAGTTCCCAGGTATAAGCGGAAACCTCTCTACGAAGAGCAAGAAACTATCCACAAATTATATCTTGAGAACGTTAGCATACTGAGAGAGAGCACTCCAAAAGAATTAACGAAAGTGCATTGCAAATGCCCTGTCCCTAAATATATTTTAAGGCAGAAGCCTACTGTTTATCTTCATTCTAATCCTTACAATAGGGGTCATTTAGTAATAGCGCCTGAAGAGCATATGAAATTTGAGAATTTAGACTTACCTGAGCTTTTAGAAATTTTCACTACCGCTATTAAGTTGAAAAAAGCAATCGAAAAAATTTATTCGCCAGCAGGTTTCAATTTGGGTATGAATATAGGTGAAGCGCCTAACAGCTCAGAGCATTTACAGCTTCATTTAGTACCGCGCTATGTGCCTGAAAGCGGTTTTATGGAAGTCGTTGGTAATACTAGAGTAATAACGGAATCTTTAGAGCAAACTTATGAAAAGATTAAAAAAATTTTAAGTTCTTAGAAAGTTTTTTGACTAATATGGGCACAATACTTTTAGGCTACGATGGCTCTGAAGCCTCTAAGAAAGCGATTGATAAAGTAGTAAGTTTGCTTAAGCCTCAAGATGAGCTCATCGTGGTTTCTATAGTACCTTTACCAACCTTAAAAGAATTTGCAGAATTTGATCCTGAACTTTCAAAAGCTCGCGCATTGGAATCTGTAAATTCTGCTATTGCTAATCTAAAAGAGAGGGGGTTAAAGGTTATAGGGCTTGTTAGAGAAGGCGATATTGCAGAAGAGATACTGAAGCTCGGTAACGAATTAAATTGCGATTTGATAGCGCTCGGCGATAGAGGCTTGAGCA
This window contains:
- a CDS encoding HIT domain-containing protein; protein product: MYEVLFAPSRSAYVGKQKPIQECLFCAIRDRDPRVWTRLVYQDEHIIILMNVFPYSPGHLQVIPTRHVKELEDLSTPELGYFLDFTQRAARFIEKLMFPQGFNIGINLGKAGGASIEHLHAQIVPRYKRKPLYEEQETIHKLYLENVSILRESTPKELTKVHCKCPVPKYILRQKPTVYLHSNPYNRGHLVIAPEEHMKFENLDLPELLEIFTTAIKLKKAIEKIYSPAGFNLGMNIGEAPNSSEHLQLHLVPRYVPESGFMEVVGNTRVITESLEQTYEKIKKILSS
- a CDS encoding universal stress protein, whose protein sequence is MGTILLGYDGSEASKKAIDKVVSLLKPQDELIVVSIVPLPTLKEFAEFDPELSKARALESVNSAIANLKERGLKVIGLVREGDIAEEILKLGNELNCDLIALGDRGLSKVSTFALGSVTEKVMRYAKKPVLVVK